In Flavobacterium cerinum, one genomic interval encodes:
- a CDS encoding type IIL restriction-modification enzyme MmeI, with amino-acid sequence MGKPMPLLSNKGKSFQGSIVLGKGFVLSSEQAEKLIKKDPRNKDVIFPYLNGDDLNNDPEQKPSRWVINFFDWDEEKAKTYPDCYEIVEKLVKPERQRWKKDDEGNEIIGTYALRKPLPQKWWIYGEKRPALYNTISELDQVMVIPLVSKYSLFEFSYTNTVFMHKLGVIVLNDFRNFAILSSSIHSIWCWKYSSTLGSGTLNYSTTDCFENYPFPKNNILIENIGKQYYEYRKNLLLISGLGLTKISNLFHTKGIQKDIDPKDNHVLHLKKHLQKTSSTDSYKFVIEGIIELRKLYVQMDQAVIDIYEWKDIQLNHGFYELEYLPENDRVRFSIDPAARKEILKRLLLLNLQQYNEESKFDTSDKNVGKKRSKSVPKTSNITLFPED; translated from the coding sequence ATGGGAAAACCTATGCCTTTATTATCAAATAAAGGAAAGAGTTTTCAAGGGAGTATTGTTCTTGGAAAAGGCTTTGTTTTATCTAGTGAACAAGCTGAAAAACTAATAAAAAAAGACCCACGAAATAAGGATGTAATTTTCCCATATTTAAACGGTGATGACCTAAACAATGACCCTGAACAAAAACCTTCGAGATGGGTTATTAATTTCTTTGACTGGGATGAAGAAAAAGCGAAAACTTATCCTGACTGTTACGAGATTGTTGAAAAGCTGGTTAAACCCGAAAGACAGCGATGGAAAAAAGACGACGAAGGTAATGAGATTATTGGTACGTATGCTTTAAGAAAACCATTACCTCAAAAGTGGTGGATATACGGTGAGAAAAGACCTGCTCTATATAATACCATATCTGAGTTAGACCAGGTAATGGTTATTCCATTGGTTAGTAAATATTCTTTATTTGAGTTTTCGTATACAAATACTGTTTTTATGCATAAGTTAGGAGTTATTGTTTTAAATGATTTTCGCAATTTTGCAATTCTTTCCAGTTCAATACATAGCATATGGTGTTGGAAATATTCATCAACTTTGGGATCGGGGACATTAAATTATTCAACCACAGATTGCTTTGAAAATTACCCTTTTCCTAAAAATAATATCTTGATAGAAAACATTGGCAAGCAATATTATGAATATAGGAAGAATTTACTACTCATAAGTGGCTTAGGCTTAACCAAAATCAGTAATCTATTCCACACCAAAGGTATTCAAAAAGATATAGATCCAAAAGATAATCATGTTTTACATCTTAAAAAACATCTACAAAAGACTTCATCAACAGATAGTTATAAGTTTGTAATAGAAGGTATTATCGAGCTAAGGAAATTATATGTCCAGATGGATCAGGCTGTAATAGATATATACGAATGGAAAGATATCCAACTCAATCATGGTTTTTATGAATTAGAATATCTTCCTGAAAATGATCGCGTGAGATTTTCAATAGATCCAGCCGCTAGAAAGGAAATTCTAAAGCGATTATTATTGCTAAACCTTCAGCAATATAACGAAGAATCAAAATTCGATACCTCTGATAAAAATGTTGGTAAAAAGAGATCGAAATCGGTTCCCAAAACCTCAAATATTACTTTGTTTCCCGAAGATTAA
- a CDS encoding NACHT domain-containing protein, with translation MQLVNFLEPKISEDLNKPVPIENKSFPYTLIADPRRFEELLYSIYKSKIDNSELTNFDNISLMSGVSEQGRDSVMFKNGKACAVIQCKKYTTNLSKDEFGKEITKLILYSLLDDRIIPDRNDFTYYIAVAKDFTADCRALIDNFNSQILAEPNLEEWLKSNLQMPTLQSLKTGDYKIEFRDILSKIKVKKIVPQELDLELIGKPQLAQLFFAVRSVTDNTGTEKILNILNGNLSEEEVSKQLYNGSISLISERNTFEGIEDSHISRSETAQLINWVQSETKKDAKGIMQNVCLLAAPSGYGKTVILKDFFSECQSLNLPVLGLKTDKLYSYTITDLQKSIGLTLPVFDFIERCRALYPLTIIVIDQIDALSQSMSSDRQFLEVFKGFINRFENDPNIKIIISVRNQDLNYDPILRQFRNRNTIQVSKLYQEQVLGQLDKIGITKNRVSSKLLELLRIPNNLNIFSRIASNEDSLKVTTIDELYMELWKQKVQQIPNHSKTNKTKVRKALYTIADKMFSSQRITISEHQLEDFSDEIDYLVSEQLIKREEKQLQFFHQSFYDFVFAKQFVEDGKDLLIYIKEAEQSIHIRSAVKMIIAYLRDYDAVLYDKYALQIISDDEIFFHIKHIIFLNILLQPKPTQKEQELVELCLKRSQNFKVLFFEHANGSYWLDFAIGNSLLGLLNDDTNTNNISEFEITDPNFEETMSSLKVHFLQRHVVSNDIKAWSYFKQIEDTKIIQKILYFITDWGNDDPFFMLAKCPDFINSDTWSYYHVLENIAKYDIDFVLNILKETLPLHYKKGNNKHDYDEREVIKLLAKDAPHKLLPILYECIVQNLHKESDFYDGIIRDWTYSYTDLRDEEQYDGKDFLYQKLAYCLKRTASNYKDDFLKFFNTHKSSNHYAILRIILFALTDNEQRFTNEIIELFNHFQRLGLLTSGDDLEYDMRLLVGKSFQFMNTKQQKIILDTIRNYNDQKELRTWTNDEGKRKLHFFWGLAKYYWLMHIPSDAIQSDAELKKSFLELQRKFPGRKDIPKRRNVIAGTVHSPIPINAQAFMKKKHWLKSFKKYDRDERRWGEDFLKGGKTELSSAFRSEVEKNPSLDKLDTITAVINAVDIPIEFAISGLYGWTQSSADLTKILPAFLKILEKGYPSDQETYITSIAGRFAYLEKTLPEVIDYLVNNSLQYENTDTSFIDTDDNQTSVNKLITKGINTRHGAASGYLAEVGDPTFKDIVFNTIKNILEIGPIESKASIYYRFYYLTRLDRERAHELFVTSLNNETDIHVIASSIISLQYFRTNGLKILDKPYRLLIESGFMGTEDSNKLFTIFYGSYLHNQDGAKELLEALLNSGNLNRSNAIDNIMKYYYTVDHSKSKNDELLEFIMSKVDEEEFNDISWSFYNAGHVSLSDIYEFVKKFIQSKYFKLTDQFIEYLLTQCGKFTFLAIELFESAVNNNKLKVDERHSYEIDAKAIKFIVSAYESVTDKDEKSIAARKKLLQSFDRLLTDLRFRRNQEQILSELI, from the coding sequence ATGCAGCTTGTCAATTTCCTAGAACCCAAAATATCAGAAGATTTAAACAAACCAGTTCCAATAGAGAATAAATCTTTCCCCTATACATTGATAGCTGATCCTCGAAGATTTGAAGAATTACTTTATAGTATTTACAAAAGTAAAATCGATAATAGCGAATTAACCAATTTCGATAATATCAGCTTAATGAGCGGCGTTTCAGAACAGGGACGAGATAGCGTCATGTTTAAAAATGGAAAAGCTTGCGCGGTAATCCAATGTAAAAAATATACCACCAATTTGAGCAAGGATGAATTTGGAAAAGAAATCACAAAACTAATCTTATACAGTCTTTTAGATGACAGAATAATTCCTGACCGAAATGACTTTACCTATTACATTGCCGTAGCAAAAGATTTTACAGCAGATTGTCGTGCGCTCATTGATAATTTCAATAGCCAAATACTTGCCGAGCCTAATTTGGAAGAGTGGCTAAAAAGCAATCTACAAATGCCAACCCTCCAGTCTTTAAAAACAGGAGATTATAAAATTGAGTTTCGGGATATCCTTTCAAAAATCAAAGTAAAAAAAATCGTACCACAAGAGTTGGATTTGGAACTTATAGGCAAGCCACAGCTAGCACAGCTTTTTTTTGCAGTTCGATCTGTAACAGACAATACAGGAACGGAAAAAATACTTAACATTCTCAACGGTAATCTCTCAGAAGAGGAAGTCTCAAAGCAACTTTATAATGGTTCAATCAGTTTAATATCCGAAAGAAATACTTTTGAAGGAATTGAAGACTCCCATATTTCGCGAAGTGAAACTGCACAATTAATCAATTGGGTTCAAAGCGAAACAAAAAAAGATGCGAAAGGTATCATGCAAAATGTTTGCCTACTCGCAGCACCTTCTGGATACGGGAAAACCGTAATTCTTAAAGATTTTTTTTCAGAATGTCAGTCGCTCAATCTTCCTGTTTTGGGTTTGAAAACTGACAAGCTTTATTCCTATACCATTACCGATCTTCAGAAAAGCATTGGTCTTACCCTACCTGTCTTTGACTTTATAGAAAGATGTAGGGCACTATATCCCCTAACCATTATTGTGATCGACCAAATTGATGCGCTTTCACAATCGATGTCATCTGACAGACAATTTCTAGAAGTTTTTAAAGGATTTATCAACCGTTTCGAAAACGACCCCAATATCAAAATCATTATTTCAGTCCGCAACCAGGATTTAAATTATGATCCAATATTGAGGCAATTCAGAAATCGTAACACCATTCAAGTTTCCAAATTGTACCAAGAACAAGTATTGGGGCAACTTGATAAAATAGGGATTACAAAAAACCGCGTATCGTCCAAATTATTAGAACTGCTTAGAATACCCAATAATTTAAACATCTTCTCAAGAATAGCATCAAATGAAGACAGCTTAAAAGTAACTACCATAGATGAACTCTATATGGAGCTTTGGAAACAGAAGGTGCAGCAAATTCCTAATCATAGCAAAACCAATAAGACCAAAGTTCGCAAAGCTCTGTATACCATTGCAGACAAGATGTTCAGCAGCCAACGTATTACTATTTCAGAACATCAATTGGAAGATTTTTCAGATGAAATCGACTATTTAGTAAGCGAACAGCTAATAAAAAGAGAGGAAAAACAACTACAATTCTTCCACCAATCTTTTTATGACTTCGTTTTCGCTAAGCAATTTGTCGAAGATGGGAAGGACTTGCTCATCTATATCAAAGAAGCTGAACAATCTATACATATTCGTTCAGCCGTCAAGATGATTATTGCCTATCTGAGAGATTATGATGCTGTACTATATGATAAATATGCCCTCCAGATCATTTCCGATGATGAGATATTTTTTCATATTAAACATATTATATTTCTAAACATATTATTACAACCGAAGCCCACTCAGAAAGAGCAAGAACTGGTAGAATTATGCCTTAAACGTTCCCAAAATTTTAAGGTACTATTTTTTGAGCATGCCAACGGCAGCTATTGGCTGGATTTTGCTATAGGCAATTCCCTACTTGGCTTATTGAATGATGACACCAATACAAATAACATATCAGAATTTGAAATAACAGATCCGAATTTTGAAGAAACAATGTCAAGTCTGAAAGTACATTTTTTGCAAAGACATGTTGTTTCAAACGATATAAAAGCTTGGAGTTATTTTAAACAGATTGAGGATACCAAAATCATACAAAAAATTCTATACTTTATCACGGACTGGGGCAATGACGATCCATTTTTTATGCTGGCCAAATGTCCAGACTTTATAAATTCAGATACTTGGTCATATTATCATGTCCTTGAAAATATTGCAAAATATGACATAGACTTTGTACTAAATATCCTAAAAGAAACACTGCCCCTACATTACAAAAAGGGAAACAATAAACATGACTATGACGAACGGGAAGTTATAAAATTGTTGGCAAAAGATGCTCCCCACAAGTTGCTTCCTATACTATATGAATGCATAGTTCAAAATCTGCATAAAGAAAGTGATTTTTATGATGGCATAATAAGGGATTGGACCTATAGCTATACTGATTTGCGGGATGAGGAGCAATATGATGGTAAGGACTTTTTGTATCAAAAACTGGCATACTGTTTAAAGAGGACGGCTTCGAACTATAAAGACGATTTCTTAAAATTTTTCAACACCCACAAATCATCAAATCATTATGCCATTTTAAGGATAATCTTATTCGCTCTAACCGATAACGAACAAAGATTTACTAATGAAATCATTGAGTTGTTCAATCACTTCCAGCGCTTGGGACTTCTAACCTCTGGTGATGACCTAGAATATGATATGAGATTACTGGTTGGAAAGAGTTTTCAGTTCATGAACACTAAACAACAAAAGATTATTCTGGACACTATTCGAAATTACAACGATCAAAAAGAGCTCAGAACATGGACTAATGACGAAGGTAAAAGAAAACTGCACTTTTTCTGGGGGCTAGCTAAATATTATTGGCTAATGCATATTCCTAGTGATGCTATTCAATCTGATGCAGAGTTAAAAAAATCATTTTTAGAATTACAAAGAAAATTTCCAGGGCGAAAAGATATTCCAAAGAGAAGGAATGTTATAGCAGGTACTGTTCATAGTCCTATTCCTATAAATGCGCAGGCATTTATGAAAAAAAAGCACTGGCTTAAATCTTTTAAAAAATATGATCGTGATGAACGGAGATGGGGAGAAGACTTTTTAAAAGGTGGTAAAACGGAGCTCTCATCTGCATTTCGTTCAGAAGTTGAAAAAAATCCATCTTTAGATAAGCTAGATACAATTACTGCAGTTATTAATGCCGTTGATATTCCAATTGAATTTGCCATTAGTGGTCTATATGGTTGGACACAGTCAAGTGCTGATTTGACCAAAATTCTACCAGCGTTCTTGAAAATTCTAGAAAAAGGCTATCCATCAGATCAGGAAACCTACATAACTTCGATAGCAGGCAGATTTGCCTATTTAGAAAAAACACTGCCAGAAGTAATTGACTATCTTGTAAATAATAGCCTGCAGTACGAAAACACGGACACTTCGTTTATTGACACGGATGATAATCAAACCAGTGTCAACAAACTTATAACAAAAGGAATAAATACACGCCATGGTGCCGCCTCTGGCTATTTAGCCGAAGTCGGGGATCCAACTTTTAAAGATATTGTGTTCAATACCATTAAGAACATATTGGAAATTGGTCCCATAGAATCAAAAGCTTCTATCTACTATCGGTTTTATTACCTAACTAGATTGGACAGAGAAAGAGCACATGAACTGTTTGTTACATCATTGAATAATGAAACAGATATTCATGTTATCGCTTCTTCAATTATTTCTTTGCAATATTTCAGGACTAATGGACTTAAAATTTTGGACAAACCATACAGATTACTGATAGAATCGGGTTTTATGGGAACTGAGGATAGTAATAAACTATTCACAATCTTTTATGGCTCCTACCTTCATAATCAAGACGGAGCTAAGGAATTGCTTGAGGCCTTATTAAATTCAGGTAATTTAAACCGATCCAACGCTATAGATAATATTATGAAATACTATTATACCGTTGATCATTCAAAAAGTAAAAATGACGAGCTACTGGAATTTATAATGTCTAAGGTTGATGAAGAAGAATTTAATGACATCTCATGGTCGTTTTATAATGCTGGACATGTTTCACTGTCAGATATTTATGAGTTTGTCAAAAAATTTATTCAATCAAAATATTTTAAATTAACAGATCAATTTATTGAATACCTGCTCACCCAATGCGGCAAATTTACTTTTCTTGCTATAGAACTATTTGAATCTGCCGTAAACAATAACAAACTAAAAGTGGATGAGCGACATAGTTATGAAATTGATGCGAAGGCTATTAAATTTATAGTTTCTGCTTATGAATCCGTCACAGATAAAGACGAGAAGAGTATAGCAGCTCGAAAAAAACTATTACAGTCATTTGATAGACTACTAACTGACTTAAGATTTAGAAGAAATCAAGAACAAATTTTGAGTGAGTTGATATAG
- a CDS encoding DEAD/DEAH box helicase, whose product MMTPEEILKRLYRFELLANAQKLDLIAADNPTVIDKDFLTEAISILNDLSINPTEYQKKQLVAICALIWTYRDLTWDGLKNYLILFLSRAGFAPSSIMVDDDYKDNKYSSSDSLINQFAITVEQATSEITVAEKRFLVSDFQKEIWDTIDENNVVGISAPTSAGKSFIILLKAIDLILKKEGLVIYIVPTLSLVSQVMMDFRKALDDFDIDYSIESTFNIATATSRSIYVLTQEKAIAAFSQSDSPFSEVRIVVIDEIQNVEKVAEADDQRSKVLYDLIVELRNSSNIEHVVISGPKIVKIDELGKALFGNDAKKNETDASPVLNLTYSISKINNKYYFNVYSDLLESVEKVQITNTEKIQGYGKVRYDDIFLGYVKSLMDSFKNDECSLIFSPTSSQCSKIALAVGEDENISNEDFLTGLSDFISTTVHPQFPLAETIKKGVAYHHGKLPFHARILIEDAIRQKKIGTIVSTTTLLQGVNLPVQNIIIRNPNLFVQKGEGKVKLSNYEIANLRGRAGRLLKDFVGRTFILDEQSFQDSKTEQLDIFKNTSKELSVGYGGRYREHYEKITHDLQNNIGNTPSNQEYAYLTTYLRQIVLRYGQNAPQFLQKVGIRLSNEELQVIASSMYNLNVPREVCSRNRYWDPIDLDKLYSSRANYTLPTSASENLIANRLKTTLLRLKQDFPVYYTRYFGIENTFDKNGREKDHIMRMCILTDKWLKEKSLFELFSDPYYDTSAKVESTISDLQNKVSYGLPLLLKPIYDMAEPETMFTRFIELGAFLPVTRKFIELNIPRETAIYLNENFEFFNVDDKHSLMRQLRTIKPQLSYWHRVQLSSI is encoded by the coding sequence ATGATGACTCCAGAAGAAATTTTAAAGCGACTTTACCGTTTCGAACTTTTGGCAAATGCTCAAAAGCTAGATCTTATTGCCGCAGATAATCCGACAGTGATTGATAAAGATTTTTTAACTGAAGCCATATCAATATTAAATGACCTATCGATTAATCCAACTGAATATCAAAAAAAACAATTAGTTGCAATATGTGCCCTTATTTGGACATATCGCGACTTAACTTGGGATGGATTAAAGAATTACCTTATCCTATTTCTCTCAAGAGCTGGTTTTGCTCCTTCTTCAATAATGGTGGATGATGATTACAAAGATAACAAGTACTCCTCGTCAGATAGTTTGATTAACCAGTTTGCCATCACAGTTGAGCAGGCTACCTCTGAAATAACAGTTGCTGAAAAGAGATTTTTAGTAAGTGATTTTCAAAAAGAAATCTGGGACACTATAGATGAAAATAATGTTGTTGGAATATCAGCTCCTACATCTGCAGGAAAATCATTTATAATACTTTTAAAAGCAATAGACCTTATACTAAAGAAAGAAGGTTTAGTGATATATATTGTCCCTACTTTGAGCCTCGTTTCGCAAGTAATGATGGATTTCCGTAAGGCTCTTGATGATTTTGATATAGATTATTCCATTGAGTCAACTTTTAATATCGCTACCGCAACCTCCAGATCAATTTATGTTCTAACGCAAGAAAAAGCAATTGCCGCTTTTTCACAAAGCGATAGTCCTTTTTCAGAGGTTCGAATAGTTGTAATTGATGAAATTCAAAACGTTGAAAAAGTAGCTGAGGCAGATGACCAACGTTCAAAAGTTTTATACGACCTAATTGTGGAGCTTAGAAATTCATCAAACATTGAGCATGTTGTAATTTCAGGACCTAAAATTGTAAAAATTGACGAATTAGGAAAGGCACTTTTTGGTAATGACGCAAAGAAAAACGAAACCGATGCCTCTCCCGTTTTAAACCTAACTTATTCTATATCAAAAATTAATAATAAGTACTATTTTAACGTATACTCGGATTTACTTGAATCTGTTGAAAAAGTTCAAATAACAAACACCGAAAAAATTCAAGGTTATGGAAAAGTTAGATATGATGATATATTCTTAGGCTATGTAAAGTCGTTGATGGATTCATTTAAAAACGACGAATGCAGTCTCATTTTTTCACCTACTTCGAGCCAATGTAGCAAGATTGCCCTAGCAGTAGGAGAAGACGAAAATATTTCAAACGAAGATTTTTTAACTGGTTTATCCGATTTTATTTCAACAACTGTTCATCCGCAATTCCCATTAGCAGAAACAATTAAAAAGGGTGTTGCATATCATCACGGCAAACTCCCCTTTCATGCTCGTATACTTATTGAAGATGCTATACGGCAGAAAAAAATTGGCACTATTGTTTCAACTACAACACTCCTTCAAGGAGTCAATCTGCCTGTGCAAAACATTATCATACGAAACCCCAACTTATTCGTACAAAAAGGTGAGGGAAAGGTCAAATTATCCAATTACGAAATTGCTAATTTGCGTGGTCGCGCTGGTAGGCTTTTAAAAGATTTTGTTGGTAGAACATTTATATTGGATGAGCAGAGTTTTCAGGACAGCAAAACTGAGCAATTAGACATCTTCAAAAACACTTCAAAAGAGTTAAGCGTAGGATATGGAGGTAGATATCGTGAACATTACGAAAAGATAACTCACGATCTGCAAAATAATATTGGAAATACACCTTCCAACCAGGAATATGCTTACCTCACTACATATTTGAGGCAAATTGTATTAAGATATGGTCAAAATGCTCCGCAATTTTTGCAAAAGGTTGGTATCAGACTTAGTAATGAGGAACTCCAGGTAATAGCTTCTTCCATGTATAATCTTAACGTTCCTAGAGAAGTATGCTCACGAAACAGATATTGGGATCCAATTGATTTGGATAAACTTTATAGTTCAAGGGCAAACTACACATTACCAACCAGTGCTTCTGAAAATCTTATTGCAAATAGACTCAAAACGACTTTGCTTAGGTTGAAGCAAGACTTTCCTGTTTATTACACCAGATATTTTGGAATTGAAAATACATTTGATAAAAATGGTCGGGAAAAAGACCATATCATGCGTATGTGTATTTTAACAGACAAATGGCTTAAAGAAAAATCTCTCTTTGAATTGTTTAGTGACCCTTACTATGATACTTCAGCTAAAGTTGAAAGTACAATCAGCGATTTGCAAAATAAAGTTTCCTATGGTTTGCCTTTACTATTAAAACCGATTTACGATATGGCTGAACCTGAAACGATGTTCACTCGTTTTATTGAATTAGGCGCATTTTTACCAGTTACTCGAAAGTTTATTGAGCTTAACATTCCGAGAGAAACGGCTATTTATCTTAACGAAAATTTTGAATTTTTTAATGTCGATGACAAACATTCATTAATGAGGCAGCTACGGACTATTAAACCACAACTTTCATATTGGCATAGAGTTCAACTAAGTTCAATTTAA
- a CDS encoding tyrosine-type recombinase/integrase, protein MHISLNLIYYVHKTYSDGSHPILLQYTINRKVKRKVLARCHEKDWDPDTGRLRTTMPNANAINQYIDTEFQNAERDLYEIRSGQKPRSEIFKSKPFISIEKALDRELTRMQLEHKSGQYDKILGLKRQIKDINIDIRDIDREWILALIDDFRERRNIGSTIQKKVKLLRSVIARYSEKGVTNEHRNIRIPVQNSIKVKLTRREIHLIENLQLPGNDLITAARDLFILQIYLRGIRVGDILQAYSSDFENDRFFYYDDKTNKKFSLKIIDTARPIIDRYKGKHQRLFPFFSWKPNEKLTAFENERRRLKHKESCTTIVNKHLKVIAGMTGITKPLSSHVARHTFARMAIDKINNPMITMELLGHTSLAIHQQYLKDLRQEEILDDAADDIFSGIS, encoded by the coding sequence ATGCATATCAGCCTCAACCTTATCTACTATGTACACAAGACATATTCGGACGGTTCCCATCCTATTCTCTTACAGTATACCATCAATAGGAAAGTAAAGCGGAAAGTACTTGCAAGATGCCACGAAAAGGACTGGGATCCCGATACCGGAAGGCTCAGGACAACAATGCCAAACGCAAATGCCATCAACCAGTACATAGATACTGAATTCCAGAACGCCGAAAGGGACCTCTATGAAATCAGGTCGGGCCAAAAACCAAGATCGGAAATATTCAAATCGAAGCCGTTCATTTCGATCGAGAAAGCACTGGACAGGGAACTCACTAGGATGCAACTTGAACATAAGTCTGGGCAGTACGACAAGATACTTGGGCTGAAACGACAGATAAAGGACATCAACATCGATATCCGGGATATTGACAGGGAATGGATACTGGCACTTATCGATGATTTTAGGGAAAGACGCAATATAGGTTCCACGATACAGAAAAAAGTAAAGCTACTTCGGAGCGTCATCGCCCGCTATTCTGAAAAAGGTGTGACCAATGAACACAGGAATATCCGCATCCCGGTACAGAATTCGATAAAAGTCAAGCTGACACGTCGGGAGATACACCTGATCGAAAACCTTCAGCTTCCAGGGAACGACCTTATCACTGCAGCCAGAGATCTTTTTATCCTCCAGATATATCTTCGCGGAATCCGTGTCGGGGATATTCTTCAGGCCTATTCCAGCGACTTTGAAAATGACCGTTTCTTTTATTACGATGACAAGACAAACAAAAAATTCTCTCTGAAAATCATTGATACCGCTAGACCTATTATTGACAGGTACAAAGGGAAACATCAACGGCTTTTCCCTTTCTTTTCGTGGAAACCAAATGAGAAACTAACAGCATTCGAGAATGAACGACGAAGGCTAAAACACAAGGAAAGTTGTACTACAATTGTAAACAAGCACCTCAAAGTCATAGCAGGCATGACGGGCATCACGAAACCCCTCTCCTCTCATGTGGCAAGGCATACCTTTGCCAGGATGGCTATCGATAAGATCAATAACCCAATGATTACGATGGAGCTTCTTGGGCATACTTCCCTAGCCATACACCAACAATACCTAAAGGATCTTAGACAGGAAGAAATTTTAGATGATGCCGCTGATGATATATTTTCTGGAATTTCATAA
- a CDS encoding site-specific integrase, whose translation MSIQISYRFVIKKEKNKQGLYPIYLRAFLKGKKIETATPVTIPLRDWSLRNQRVKFQNKHHERYNMVLDAIDKKSIKLLVDNFLNEEYPLSLAQFKDRLLALNHYSVEQSFTDYILGYLEENKIKFKTETWFGYKSQISKMLKFKKDISFSDINEKFINDYRQYMLNTLNNNENTASKSLRVLRTFVNISIRFGYIKTNPFKYTSIKKVDGQRDFLSIEELNKLADYYSKDNFTQSIEKDILGYFLFACYTGLRYSDLKTFSTDSIVNNSIHLRMHKTGYLVNIPLSMKAKNFIPITPFNNNCVFRIYCNKVTNRVLKKIGIELELNKKLTCHVARHTFATTSISLGIPIEVVSKLLGHTNIRTTQVYAKIVDIVKIKEMQKWDD comes from the coding sequence ATGAGCATACAAATAAGCTATCGCTTTGTAATAAAAAAAGAAAAGAACAAACAGGGGCTATATCCAATTTATTTAAGAGCATTTCTAAAAGGAAAAAAAATAGAAACTGCTACGCCAGTAACGATTCCTTTGCGTGACTGGTCATTGAGGAATCAACGGGTGAAATTTCAAAATAAACACCATGAAAGATACAACATGGTACTAGATGCAATAGATAAAAAATCTATCAAACTGTTGGTGGATAATTTTTTAAACGAAGAATATCCTCTTTCATTAGCACAGTTCAAAGACCGTTTACTTGCCTTAAATCATTATTCAGTAGAACAAAGTTTTACAGATTATATTCTTGGTTATTTAGAAGAAAATAAAATAAAATTCAAGACGGAAACTTGGTTCGGATATAAATCTCAGATTTCCAAGATGCTTAAATTCAAGAAAGACATCTCCTTTTCAGATATCAACGAAAAATTTATAAATGATTACAGACAATATATGCTAAATACTTTAAACAATAATGAAAATACAGCAAGTAAAAGCCTGAGAGTCCTTCGAACTTTTGTCAATATTTCTATACGATTTGGCTATATAAAGACAAATCCATTTAAATATACTTCGATAAAAAAAGTCGATGGTCAAAGAGATTTTCTCTCAATTGAAGAGTTAAATAAACTTGCTGATTATTATTCAAAAGATAATTTCACCCAGTCAATAGAAAAAGATATTCTTGGGTATTTTTTATTTGCTTGTTATACTGGACTTCGGTATTCTGATTTAAAAACCTTCTCAACGGATTCAATAGTTAATAATTCTATACACCTCCGAATGCATAAAACAGGATATTTAGTAAATATTCCTCTTAGCATGAAAGCGAAGAATTTTATTCCAATTACACCTTTTAATAACAATTGTGTCTTTAGAATATATTGTAATAAAGTAACAAATAGAGTGTTAAAAAAAATAGGAATAGAATTGGAACTAAATAAAAAACTTACTTGTCATGTTGCCAGGCATACATTTGCTACTACCTCAATTTCATTAGGAATTCCAATAGAAGTGGTAAGTAAATTATTGGGGCATACTAATATACGGACAACTCAGGTTTATGCAAAAATTGTCGATATAGTTAAAATAAAAGAAATGCAAAAATGGGATGACTAG